A single Fibrobacter sp. DNA region contains:
- the nusG gene encoding transcription termination/antitermination protein NusG, which translates to MMRWYAIHTFSGQENNIKKRIEQMIEREGVQEKFGQIIVPTREVASTVRGRRRVSTQNMMPTYVFIEMVLDELTQHLVMNINGVTHFLGMTPTKRVAIPLTKSEVDRLLGVNPDAPEGEIPPYTIGENVRIKEGPFKDFVGVVDEIMDSKIKVMVTVFGRSTPVELAFNQVESDNV; encoded by the coding sequence ATGATGCGTTGGTATGCAATCCACACCTTTTCCGGTCAAGAAAATAACATTAAGAAACGTATCGAGCAGATGATTGAACGCGAAGGCGTTCAAGAAAAGTTCGGTCAGATTATCGTACCGACTCGCGAAGTGGCTTCTACAGTTCGCGGTCGTCGTCGCGTATCTACCCAGAACATGATGCCCACGTACGTTTTCATTGAAATGGTGCTGGACGAGCTCACCCAGCATTTGGTGATGAACATCAATGGCGTCACCCATTTCTTGGGAATGACCCCGACTAAGCGCGTGGCCATTCCTTTAACTAAGAGCGAGGTCGATCGTCTCCTGGGAGTTAATCCTGATGCTCCTGAAGGCGAGATTCCGCCGTATACCATTGGCGAAAATGTCCGCATCAAGGAAGGTCCGTTCAAGGACTTTGTGGGCGTCGTAGACGAAATCATGGATTCCAAGATCAAGGTCATGGTTACCGTATTCGGTCGTTCTACGCCTGTTGAACTTGCCTTTAACCAGGTTGAGTCCGACAACGTCTAA